The bacterium genome includes the window CGACACCGAAATATACTGGGAGTTCACCCATCACCCCGGCGCGGCGCTCGGCTATAAGATCAGGGCCAACCGCAGGATGGTCGGCTATGTCAGCGACAACGAATTCCTCAAGGGTTACCTCGGTCACCCGGACAATGTCACGAGGGACAGCGAACTTCTTCAGCCCTATAACAAGCTCGTGGAATTCATGTCCGATATCGATGTTCTCATCAGCGAGGCCCAGTATACGAACGAGGAATACCAGCACAAGATCGGCTGGGGGCATTCATCGCTGTCGAACGCCTGCCACCTCATGCGGCTCGCCGGCATCAAAAAGTGGATTGTGACGCACCACGATCCCATGCACGACGACGAGTTTCTGCACAAGAAGCTCAACCTCACGAGACAGATCATGCGCGAGCTGAACTACCAGATCGATGTGTCGAACGGTTTCGACGGGCTGATCGAATATCTGTAAACTCGCACCGTTGGTTTTTCTCTATTCCATAATCGATTGAGATACGGGTATATCCGGGGCAGGGGAGCGGGTATGTCCGGATAATTTCTATCTCACGAGCAGTATTTTGCCGGTCGATGAATACGGGCCCGCCGTTATGCGGTACGGGTATATCCCCGAGCCGAGTCTGCCGCCGTTTCTGTCGGTTCCATTCCACACTGCGCTGTGAAAGCCTGCGCTTTTCATGCCATCCTCGAGCACCGCTGTCTCTCTCCCGAGAATATCGTACACGGTCAGCCGTACGTGATTTTCACAGCCGAGCATGTATGTAATGGTCGTTGCGGGATTGCAGGGATTGGGAAACGGCGGGAAAACCGTGAAGGAATCGCGGGCGCGGTCGACAATGGAAACGGTGGTGTCCTCGGGTGTATCGTTGAAGGCGAGGCTGTGCGACCAGCCGTCGGCGGCGTTTTCAGTTATTGTGCCGCTGTACCACGCGAGGGGCGCCATGTGGTTGAAGGGATTGGGGAGGAAGGATGAGCCCAGTTTCCTGTTGATATCCTCCGGGCGCCAGCCGAACGACGATTCGGTGCCGACGACATCGTTGGCATAGAAGTAATTTTCGAGCAGATACACATGCTGGAGGGTTGCCAGCGCGTTGATTTTATCGATGGTGCAGTCGGAATCGGCATCGGGCGCTTCACCGGGTATGTAGGGATCGAGCAGGGTGACCTGAATCCGGATGGAGCTGTAATTCTGTGAAAGATAGATGGCCGAAGCCCGAGCATTCCATGTTCCGGCGCTGTGAGCGATAAACTGGATTTGTTCGAGGTTCGGGAGCCTGTTTTTGATGAGAGGGCCTAAATGCTGGCCGTGCTGATGCGAGATTTCCGCCGCCTGAGTACCGTTCCTGATCGCATTGCCGAGGATATTGATACCGCCGCTCAAATCCAGTATCGGTCCCGTGGCTGCATCTTCGGCCCAGTTGTATGCCAGCACGTTCCAGTCGGGATGGGCATTAACCCAGGCATCCAGGGCGGCGACGAGCGCGGGCCATCCGTATCCCTCATACGGATTTTGCAGCTCGTCCGGATTCCAGCCGTGGATGAGGACGATCAGTTTTCTGACGGAGCTGTCCACCGGTATGTCCGCGGGGAAGGAAAATGACTTGTACAGCGCATAAGTTCCCGTCACAGCGGGGGTGTAGCTCCCGGCGCAGTCGGGAACGCCGTCATTGTAGCGATACCACGGATTGAAGGTGACCGTGCCCCCGGAAAACACCCATCGGTCGCGCTTGAAATCGAAAACACCCGCATCGCCTTCCGTCGGGGTATGGTACAGGAATATCTGCGACTGAGTTGAAAGCGCCGGGACGCTCATCGTTATGCGTGTCGTTGAGCACAGCAGGTTTTCATAGTCCTCGTTGAGCATGCCCCGCGCATGAATATCCTGAATCCTGACATCGTATTGTCCCGCAAAAACACGGAACGGCGCTTGAATTACAAGAGCGAACACAGTCAGTATCATTACCATGCGGTACCTGTACATGATACCCTCACGGAAAGTCCGGCGAATTGGAATGTATATCGTATTCATGGTATAGTATATCCGGACGGGAAAAGCAAGAAAACTCTTTATATATAGAGTCAATTGAAAAAATGGCGTTCTGTACAGATATATAAAAGGGTGTTTCGAAAAAACGGGACACACATGCCGGGGTGAGGAAAGAGTGAAGAAATAAAAAGGCCCGCACGAGGGTCGTGTGCGGGCCTGGAGTGTGGAGGGGATTGCGGATGCATTGTTTGCATTCTCGCATGTAATTAAACGGCTGAACTGTCCCTCCAGTTCCGTTTTTTTATGGTCACTTGAGAAGAAGCATCTTCCTCGTGGCGCTGAATCCGGCGCCTCTGACACTGTAAAAATAAACCCCGGAAGAAAATCTGCTGCCGTCGAACACCACATTATGGGCGCCCGCCGGGAGGAAACCGTCCACGAGCCGCGCAATTTCCTGGCCCATGATGTTGTAGACGACCACCTGCACGGTTCCGGCCTGCGGCAGGCTGAACTGAATGAGGGTTGCCGGGTTGAACGGATTGGGCTGATTCTGCTTGAGCACGAGACTCTCGGGAATCTGCCCCTGTTCTTCGACGCCGGTAACGGACTCGTCATACTCGAACAGTCCGAATGAGCTGAAGCTGTTTGTATACGCCTCGATATACTTGTTGATGGTGTCGATCCTGCCCTGGAGCATCTCCCATTCCGAATCGGACAGGAGTCCACCGAGCGCATCGAGCGGATTGTCCTTGGTCGGGTCGATATTCAGGGGAGTCCAGTTGGGATTGTCCTTCCAGTGGGCGATACGGAGTTTCAGAGGATCGAAATCCGGATTCTCCTTTTCCATGTCGCCGTAATAGATGCGGACGAGGGCGCTGTCCATTCCGGCGCGGATCGTTGAATCGGCGTCGATTTCGATCATCTTGAGAAACTGGTGTTTGTTGAGCTGTTTGTGAGGATTTTCAAGCACTTCGGAAACCAGAATCTCGCCGGAAACGTTGTCGTCTTTCATCGACAGGTCTATTTCGGCGTTGAACGTGCCTTTTACTTCCACGACCATTTCACGGTTGCGGGCCTGAGCCTGAATGCGCTCGCTCGTGCTCGGGACAACGAGCACCCTGACAAGGCCCCCGATATAGCCGGACTTGATCGTTTCTATCGAACAGCTTGTGAAGGCGAGAATACCCTTGACAATATACTTCCCGCCTTTGTCGGGAACCACGTCGGCGAATGTCCCTTCATGAGTGAACACGCGTCCCTCGCCGGGTTCGATGGTTACGGTGAATTCGGCGGATGATTTACCCGCTTTCTCGCTTGAGCTCCAGAGAACCTCTTCGTTCGAGCCCAGGATGGCCCAGTTCACATAGTCCTCGTTATCGAACGTGAAAGTAACCGCTTCCTTGCGAGTGTTCAGAATGCCGAGAAAAGCCTTGAACGGCGAATCCGGCTTGTACACCGTCGCATCGGTTCCGAAGGATATGACGAGACCCTCGACGAGCTGACGGTTGAAGACGACCGGCTGGTCGGGAACGTTCTTTTTGGGCTTCAATACGATACTGAGGAGGTTCTTTTCGCCGAGGAACCGTATGGTTTCGTTATAGGGATAATAACCGTCCTTGTAGACACTGAGGATAAAGTACATGCCGATCGGGACATCGGCGATCGTGAAAGCGCCATCGCTGCCGGTGGTTGCCGACCAGCTCTGTTGAGATGTGCTCGGCATGAAATTCACATCGTTCTCGCGCATTTTCGGTATGACGGGTTTAAGGTAGATTTCCGCGCCCTCGACCGGGTTGTACTGCTGATTGTTGGAGACGGTTATCGCCGTCGCGGGGGTAGTCACCGTTCCCGCAAGCGTGCCGTAGGCGAGGTCCTGCGATATGGTGAATGTCGTTTTCGCATAGATGGAATAACCTGTCAGGCCCGCGTAGAGAATATGTTCGCCGGGTTTGTAGGTGAGGATATCCGGGCTGTGTGTCCCCTCGTACGTGACGGAACCGCCCGCGGGAACAACCACTTCCTTCTTTGTGAGCGGCCGTGAGAACAAGAGCTCGTACTCGGTATTGAGCGTATCGATCATGTACTTGATCGGGAGGAAATCCACGATATTCAGGGTGATATCGCTCTGGGTCGTATTGGAAGCGGTCACCGTGAAATCGATGATCTCGCCCATTGAATAGGTATCCTTTCCCGTGGCGACCGTGAGCTCGATTCCCTCGGGAAGAACGGGAAGGCTTTCGATCACGAGGAAGGACTGATACGCGCGGATGTTCGTTCCGACAAGCTCGGCCGTTATGATGTGCTTGCCCGTCGCCACCTTGAAATCCTCCGGCGTATGGGTGAACGTCCACTTGTACGTATCACGCGCCGCGATGGTCACCGAGGTAAGCTCCTGAGTGAATGCGCGGTCGGACGACCAGCGGTAATCGTTGTCGATCGTATAATCGACCTGGAGAGAGCTCGGGAAATCGAGTTTCACTTCCTTGTCGCTCCAGTTGAGCACCGTAACCTCTATCACGATGTTTTCTCCCTCGACATAGAAGGACTTGTCGAGTTTTACATCCATACGGTAGAAGACCGGCTGAGGCGCCTCCTCGGGGAACGTCGCCTTGACAAGCTGGTGCATCTGCGGGCCTGCTATGGTGTCCCATTTCCGCATAACGCACCCGACACCGGGAGCGAACCATTCCTCGACATATCCGGCATCGGCGACACCGGGCCGTTTGGTGATGAAATGGTATACGTCGCTGAACTTACCCATGGGCGTTTCAACATCGAGACCCGTTTCGAGAAGGGTGATTTCCGCGTCCTTGTTTATATCGTCGAGGGATTCATCATCGTTTCCGATGTCCGAAACATTGACATTGGGACGGTTTTTTCCGGTTGTGTTGCCGGGGTCCTCTTTCTGAGCAGTGGCCGAGCGCCATTCGAGCTTCCATGAATCACCGGCGCTGCTCCCGAAATCATACCACATCCGGTAATAACCGTTGCGCCATTCATAGACCTTTTTGCCGATGCGGAAGTATGTCACCTTCTCGGACTGAAAATACTTCATGGTATACGCCAGCACCGTGCGCTGTTCCGGT containing:
- a CDS encoding T9SS type A sorting domain-containing protein, which encodes MRKLLLILTAVLVIMPTAAFAADDSYFPLDQGMIWAYDDQNVDHVDSFTKIAVPEQRTVLAYTMKYFQSEKVTYFRIGKKVYEWRNGYYRMWYDFGSSAGDSWKLEWRSATAQKEDPGNTTGKNRPNVNVSDIGNDDESLDDINKDAEITLLETGLDVETPMGKFSDVYHFITKRPGVADAGYVEEWFAPGVGCVMRKWDTIAGPQMHQLVKATFPEEAPQPVFYRMDVKLDKSFYVEGENIVIEVTVLNWSDKEVKLDFPSSLQVDYTIDNDYRWSSDRAFTQELTSVTIAARDTYKWTFTHTPEDFKVATGKHIITAELVGTNIRAYQSFLVIESLPVLPEGIELTVATGKDTYSMGEIIDFTVTASNTTQSDITLNIVDFLPIKYMIDTLNTEYELLFSRPLTKKEVVVPAGGSVTYEGTHSPDILTYKPGEHILYAGLTGYSIYAKTTFTISQDLAYGTLAGTVTTPATAITVSNNQQYNPVEGAEIYLKPVIPKMRENDVNFMPSTSQQSWSATTGSDGAFTIADVPIGMYFILSVYKDGYYPYNETIRFLGEKNLLSIVLKPKKNVPDQPVVFNRQLVEGLVISFGTDATVYKPDSPFKAFLGILNTRKEAVTFTFDNEDYVNWAILGSNEEVLWSSSEKAGKSSAEFTVTIEPGEGRVFTHEGTFADVVPDKGGKYIVKGILAFTSCSIETIKSGYIGGLVRVLVVPSTSERIQAQARNREMVVEVKGTFNAEIDLSMKDDNVSGEILVSEVLENPHKQLNKHQFLKMIEIDADSTIRAGMDSALVRIYYGDMEKENPDFDPLKLRIAHWKDNPNWTPLNIDPTKDNPLDALGGLLSDSEWEMLQGRIDTINKYIEAYTNSFSSFGLFEYDESVTGVEEQGQIPESLVLKQNQPNPFNPATLIQFSLPQAGTVQVVVYNIMGQEIARLVDGFLPAGAHNVVFDGSRFSSGVYFYSVRGAGFSATRKMLLLK